TGAGTGTATACTTGATTCCGAATGGTGTggtgaatgatattgaaaaaatgCTTAACTCGTTTTGGTGGGGGGGGGTCGTAATAACAAAGGTATCAGGTGGTTGGCTTGGGAGAGGATGACTATGCTGAAGAGTGAGGGGGGGTATGGGTTTTAGAGATTTCAAGGCTTTCAACATGGCTATGGTTGCAAAACAAGGTTGGAATATTCTGGCAAAACCCAATTCTCTTGTTgctagaatcttcaaagcaaggtaCTTTCCTCATTCATCTTATTTTGATTCTAAGGTTGGTAACAATCCGAGTTATGTGTGGCGTAGTTTATGGAAAGCAAAGGAGGTGCTAAAGGTGGGGAGTAGGTGGAGCATAGGGGAAGGAAATAATATTAAGGTTATGTATGATCCGTGGCTTCGTGAGAAAGACAATAGGTGGGTTAGAGGTCCACAAGGTCGAGATGCCCatgcattttttgttaaagatATTTTACTTCCTGATGTCAAGCAATGGGATGTGGATAAGGTGAGGAGTGTTTTTGATCCTGTAGGGGCTGAATCTATTCTTAAAATACCGTTGGTGGAGGATGTTGTGGAGGATAGGTTGGTTTGGCAAGAGGAGAAGCATGGTGAGTATAGTGTGAAATCGGGGTATAGGATGTGGAGAGAATTGCAGAGGGGTACGAGGTGTCATGGTATGGAGGGTAATTGGAAGAATCTGTGGAATATTTCCGCTCCTTCTAGAGCTAAGCATCTGTTATGGCGGGTTTGTAGGGGATGCCTCCCGACTCGAACCAAGTTGCAACAACATCATGTTCTATGTCCATCTATTTGCCCGTGGTGTGAGTTGGAAGAAGAGGATGAGTGGCACATTTTTTTCGGCTGCGTTTCTACTTTTCAGAGTTGGCAGGCAGCAGGTTTGTCTTCTATAATTGGCTCTCAAATACACTCTTTTCATGATGCTAAGTCAATTATTTTTGACGTCTGTAGTCGGGAGGACCGTAGGACTGCAGGTAGATTTGCGGTCATGCTTGAGGTTCTTTGGAAGAGTAGAAATGATGTCGTTTGGAAAGATAGTCGAGAAGACGCCCTTCGTATCGGTTTACAAGCGTATTATAATTGGTATGATTGGTTCGAAGCTAGAAAGGAACCTTTGGAGTGTGATACTAATAATTTTCCCGCAGTTTGGAGTCCGCCAATGGTTAAGCAGGTAAAATGCAATGTCGATGCGGGTTTCAATAATGTTCGTGGTACTACTAATCGAGGTTGGTGATTTAGGGATCATTTGGGGAGTTTTATTAGAGCAGGTATTTCATGGGATGTAGGTCTGCTTTCGGTCTTTGAAGCTGAAGCCATTGCTTTGAAGGAAGCAATCCAATATGCCATCTCCTCCCAATTTTCTCATGTTGTCtttgaaagtgattgtcaagTTGTTGTCAATTCTGTAAAAGCTAAACATGTCGGCTCCTCTGAATTTAGTTGTATCATTAGATCTATTCAGAATATGTTATGTTTAtttccgaactttgaggtaaagttcattaagcgccaagcgaattTGGTTGCCCATACgttagctaaggcggccaattcttggactAGGCGTAGGATTTTTAACGtgatacctccttgtattgagCTTTGTGTTATGAATGAAATATGTTGAGTTTGattttgtcaacaaaaaaaaaagtatttttccaatcaaatagacttattgaaattaattcgtctattaattaaatcaaccaattaataatcataccAAATTAATTTCATTTCGATTATTATTTCCCTTCTAGCATCTCATAATCTACTAATACTACTATTCACAATATATTAATTCATCTCATAATCATGTTCTATTTCCACTTATTAGCCACTCTTCAATTATATAATTATGTCATTACTCATTTAATAGTCACAAGTAATAATCATTTAATAAACAAGCCAATTACTAAAATAATGAAATGGAAAAGGGGGCAAGAGTGGGGAATGGGTGAATAGTAACAGATGTGCCCTTCTCCACAATGGAGACCCCCTTCTCCAAGTCTCTATTCTCTTGAGACTCACGTCTCAGTTCATATGTCACCCATGTCTCCATTTCCCtattttattcatttcatattcATTATATATTACTTACTTAAAATActaagtgtatatatatatatatactacctTATAAATTAATTCTTATAGGATACTACTATAATTAAATATGGAATAATTCATGGTAAACCCCCATGTGCCCCTCGTCACCTTCCATGTGCCCCACATTAATGCTGCCACTCGACACCCCTCCCTCACAATGACGAGCGTCCCCGTGTGTGTGCCGGAAGTCACAAAGTATAAAAGCCTGTCGGACGTCACCAGACACTTGCTGGACGGCCCAAATGCCTTACGGCGTGCAACTATGCATTTATTAAGCCAATTCTATCATTTAATTCATACGCACATATTACATTTATTTCCAATTAAATTCCCAATTCCAACACGCACAACAACATCGAATTGAATTAGTAACAAAACAAAATTAACCCAACACCATGACAATCTATATCCTAAACCCACATAAAATCTATCATGTTCCCATTTAGGTAGAAAAAATCTCCcctcttaccttggattgagtgcagctctaaggaGAAATCAATGGAAGATTGGAGAAAAATGGTTCTTGAGAGCAACCCATTGGTCTCCTTCTTTTCCTCTTCACAACCCTAGcccctctttctttttctttttctttttctctttcacgGTTGCTCCACTCTTCTAATTCCAAAATGATAAATGATACTACATATTTACACACAAATGAGCCTAATAGCATTATACCCATTATTACATAGTAACACCACTATTTAAGCCCATATCATTTCTACACTTAATGTTAAAACAATACTTCCACTTAAATTTCATTAAaataaattccaattattttaatataccgacttaataaaataattctgaCTTCGACGATAAACatctcaataaaaaataatattattcttaatattattctttcgactatccgactaaaatctgactttaacttaataaatccaaatacgcctcttaaaataacaccgacaatccaaattcgactaaatccaatatttaaatcctttaataatttaattaaccaatttaattaaattcggggtgttacagagGTGCTTCTCATATAACTCTCCTTTAGGTAGGAGAACCTCACATGCGTCCCGTTTGTAGAGTCGCAGTCCTGAGCAGCCTGGAACAGATTAGCTCCCAAACACTCAACCATCAATTCAATCGCCTCAAGTCTGGTTATCTTGGCATGGTTGAGTAACCTACCTCTGATAGGTAGTTGGAGCAAGCAGGCAACATCGTCgagggtgatcgtcaactccccaaaTGGAGAGTGGAAAGATGATGTCTCCTTATGTCATCTCTAAGCAAAAGCACCCTGCATGTCGGTGCTAATGCTACCGTAACCAGTACTGAATAATCCGGCAAGACTGGATGCAATGATAACACTGTGGAACCACTGAGCATTAGGAACATATAGATCAAAGATTTTGCGGGAGTGGTTGACATGTTTCAACGCCTTCCTTTCCTGAAGCAttataatcaacaaaaataaataaaaaagaacggGAAGTATACGAAATTAaacgaaaataaataaataatacgaACGGGCAGTAtacgaaaataaataaataagaacgGGCAATAAACGAAAAATAAATAATACGAAATGTAACGATAAAAATTATAATACCTCTCCACCCCATACATAACAGGAAGTATGGTCTTGATAATAAATCAGGAGGGATCTGTCATATGCCCCCTGGATAGCCATCATCATCCGCCTATGCAGGTTCCTCAACATCATCATCGGGTACCTCAACATTTTCGGCGTCCTGGGCATCTTGGGCCTCCTCCACGGCACCTCTACCTTCGGTACCTCCTCCTCATGTGCACCAAAGGAAGAAGCCTCATTGAGATGACTCCTCTGTGACGGTGCGGAAGGTGATGCTGTATCAAGTTGTGCCCTTTGTGTAATGACCGTTTTCTtttcgtattttatttaattttgtgatATGAGATTTACTTAATTGATTATGTGTTTAAGTGATTTTGTGTTAATTATTGAATATTATTAGTAAATAGCATAAGTTAGTAAATGTTAtgagttattgggcctaagtcggtattagtaattgagaggtgctaaatagagcccattagtaactgagagttagtaagggtttaacaaaaacaagggttttagagaataGTAGTTAGAAGCTCATTTTTGGGAaatagagaaagaagagaagagagaaaagaagaggagaaactcaaggttgaagatagagttggcttcaatcagaaacccaaggtaagggtggggttctttcatgctaaagagttgtatgatgatgtttagggtgggttaGATGATGTATGTAGTAACCTTGAATTGAATGTGTAGAACTTTAGGGTTTATGATGAAATTTCATGAAATTGTGGTTGAAAACATGTTTGGATTGATGATTGATAATGAATGATGATTGCTGATGTGATTATATGTGTTTAATTGTTGATTGGGATGAGTTTTGGATGGTGGAAGTGTGGTTGCGCAGTGCTGTGTAGTTCTGTTATTTTTCTGTATAATCACACgcccgctaagcggatgctgtttgtttttgaaaaattaagtgaGTTCGCTAAGCGGAGCTCAGATTTTGGTTCGCTTCTGTTTTTAGTTGTAAGAAGCGCGCTTCAAGCTGAGTTATTGAAATTTTAGTTTCcataagcgcgctggagggccgctaagcggaccctgttaTGCATaacttgttcaaactttgaaatgatgtatcttttgattcgtaactcctttttaagtgccgtttgaacctccaTGAAGCTCTAATCAATGTCTATTTACTGTATATGACTTGAAAACCTTTGGATTTATAAAGCTTTTCTTAACTTGTATGTTGCTAAATTGAGGATATTTTGAGAAGTGAATACCGAATAGGTTGAATACCTTAAGAATGTGTTTGAGATGCAATGAATTACTAAGAAATGtaatgatgttgatgttgattaagttgttcatgttgattaagttgatcaagttgattaagttgttcaaGTTGACCATGTTGTGCAAGTTGGCTATGTTGTTTATGTtgcttatgttgtttaagttgtatTTGTgggtgtgcatcattgagtcgcatccatggCATTATTTAAGTTGGCCCAAGTGGCAAATGTTCAAGTTGGCCTAAATGGCAAATTTTTAAGTTAGCCTAAAtgcaaatgtttaagttgggagtttactCCAAATGACACTACATGCATACGCATAACATAAAGTCGCATATTGAGTCACATTTATTTGTTGTGATTGAGATATGAAAGTTATGATGTGTTGATGTTTTAGTTGTGAAATTGATTATGGTGTTGGGATCGACCAAAATGTTGCAATTGTGATGAAATTTATTGTAAGTTATGTaagttgagaagtggtgacctaTGCATGATTCTTTccatgctttgaatattatcatactttcctttataatgaatgatatctcaccccttttgtttgaatgttaccctttgttggtaacgtgcaggtaacaacGCGATGTAGCTGTTTACcatatagctcgagtcggtgtgtctatgctttgatacgtagcactcggggggtgtTTGCGATACTTGCCTGTATCTTGTGTTATGTTGATTATCTCTTGTTGGATTttgttgttatgccttgttgagacatgttggattttgttgttatgccttgttgagaCATGTTGGATATGTTGTGCCATGTTGGCAAGGATATATGATTTGAATTCATGGTGTTGTTGAATTCCGCTGCGATATTGTGAACTATTTCTGATTGAATGTTTAATGAAGTACGTTTCCTCCattataagtgttatgtatcaatATAGATGTGAGCTTGTATGTTAGTTTGCTTAAGTTTGAAAATGTGATGCCTCAAATATGTTGCTTGTTTTAagattttatactctgatttatcctaataattgcggggtagatttggggtgttacattagtggtatcagagcaggtcggtccgtccggccatgtGTCCTGTTGTAGTGTAGCCTCACAATACTTGTATTGTTAtttgtgctgattgcttttgtATTGTAGTGACGAGTTGAgatggctgggaggaatgatgctgcAATTACTGttgctttggaagcaatggctcaagctttggaACATCAGCCGAATGTTGGTGAGAATGTTGTTTCTCGCAATTTGGCTACGTTTCAAAGGGAGAATCCACCTGTTTTCAAGGGCACTCATGTTCCTAATGACGCATTGACACGGCTAAAGGAGACTGAGAGAATCTTCTGTGTGATGGATTACACTCCAGATCAtaaggttcggtatgggactcatatgctagcagtcgaGGCTAATGACTGGTGGCTAGAGACTCGTTAGAGGTTGGAGGTTGTAGGTGAAGAGATCACTTGGGTTGTGTTCTGTAGGGAGTTCTTGgggaagtactttcctgaggacgttcgtggcaagaaggaaatcgAATTCCTTGAGTTGAGGCAAGGGAATAAATtggttgtggagtatgctgctaagtttggagagttggctaagttttaccaacATTATGATGGATTAGATGGTGAAATTtcaaagtgtatcaagtttgagaatggattGTGCCCAGAAATCAAAAAGGCGGTTAGTTACTAGAAGATTCTTGTCTTTGCTGATTTGGTCGATAgttgtcggatctatgaagaAGACAACAACGCTCATTATGGGGTTATTAATGAGAAGTGGGGCAAGAGTCAACAAGGCCGTGGCAAGCCTTATGATGCTCCAGTTGGCAAGGGTAAGCAGAAAGCCTATGAGGGTAAGAGAACTactgggggagatgctcctgctggtattgtgtgcttcaagtgtggcaaggttggccATAAGAGCACTGTGTGCAATGTTGAATCAAAGAGGTGTTTTCATTGTGGGAAGTTTGGCCATGCGTTGTCTAAATGCACGCATAAGGAGATAGtatgtttcaactgtggtgaagaaggacatattggaagcaagtgtcagaagcccaagaaggaacaagctagtggaaaggtgtttgccttgtcgggaactcagaccactagtgaggatgcactcatcagaggtacttgtttcattaatagcattcctttaattactattattgataccggtgctacTCATTATTTTATCTCTGctgattgtgttgaaagattgggtcttgtgttgtctgctatgaacggagagatggttgtcgatacttTGGATAAGGGATCGATGACTACTTCTCTTGTATGTTTAAAGTGTCCCTTGTCGATTTTCGACAGAGACtttattgttaattttgtttGCTTGCCattgagaggtttggatgtgatcttgGGGATGAACTAGTTAGAGCATAACCATGTTCACATTAATTGTTATGATAAGTTAGTGAGGTTTTCTTCTCTTGAAGAGGAAGGTATTGAGTTGTTGTCGGCTAGACAGATGCGTATGTTGATGAAGGAAGAATTGCAAGTGTTTGCTTTGGTTGCATCGATGTCTGTTGAGAATCAAGCTATAATAGAATAGTTAaaggtggtgtgtgaatttccaaaagttttccctgatgaaattcctgatgtaccgccagagagagaagttgagttctccattgatcttgtacctggtactagacccgtgtctatggcaccgtacaggatatCCGCATCAGagttgtctgaattgaagaagcaactggaagaattacttgagaagaagtttgtgagacctagtgtgtcaccgtggggagctccagtgttgttgattaagaagaaggatggaagtatgagactttgtattgattacatgCAATTGagtaaggtgacaatcaagaacaagtatccacttccaagagttgataacttgatggatcaattggttggtgcccGTGTATTTAGCAAGAATGATTTGAGGCCGGGTTACCATCaaattaaagtgaaagatgaggatatgaagaagacggctttcaggacacgttatggacattatgagtattccgtgacgcccttcggtgttactaatgcatcgggagtatttatggagtacatgaaccatatttttcatgagtatctggatcattttgtggtggtgttcattgataatattttgatttactctaaatcagaatcagatcatgctgaacatttgaagttggtattgcaagtattgaaagagaagaagttgtatgataagttatccaagtgtgaattctggttgaaagAAGTtggttttcttggtcatgtcatttctggtgGTGGCATTGTTGTGGATCCGTGTAAAGTAAATTccgtgttgagatgggaaactcctaagtcggctaccgagattaGAAGCTTTTTGGGATTAGCCGATTATTATAGAAgatttattgaaggattttctaagttggcacttccgttgacgaagttgacttgtaagggtaaggtTTTTGTGTGGGATCTTCAATTTGAAGAGAGTTTTGCCgagttgaagaagagattgatgtcggctccgattttgatattgcctaattcGAAAGAAtcttttgtggtttattgtgatgcttctatgatgggtttaggaggtgtgcttaTGCAAAATGATAAAGTTATTTCTTATGCGTCGAGACAGTTGGGAGTTCATGAGAAAAACTATTCTACGCATGATTTAGAACTTGCTGTTGTTGTGTTTGCATTGAAGATTTAGAGGCATTATCTTTAtagttctagatttgaagtgtttagcgaccataagagcttgaagtatttgtttgatcagaagggaatatgaggcaacgaaggtggttagagttGTTGAAAGACTAtgactttggtttgaattatcatccaggaagagctaatgttgtggccgatgctttgagtcgaaaGACGTTGCATATGTCGGCTATGATGGTTAAGGAATTGGAATTGATTGAGCAATTCTGAGATATGAGTTGGGTATGTGAAGTGACACCTaagagtgttagattgggtaagttaaagattaacaatgattttctggatagtatcAGAGAAGCTCAGAGGTTAGATGTGAAGTTGGTAGATTCTATGATTAGAATTGATCAAGTTGAGAATAGTGATTTTAAGTTGGATGCGCATGGTGTGTTGAGATTTCGTAATCGGATTTGCATTCCCAATGATGTGGATTTGAAGAGAGCGATTCTTGAAGAAGGTCATAGAAgcaatttgagtattcatccaggagctactaagatgtaccaagatttgaagaattttttttggtggcctggaatgaagcgtgatATAACTCaatttgtgtatgcatgtttgacttgtcagaagtcaaaagtttAGCATCAGAAGCCTGTAGGGTTAATGCATCCGTTGGAAGTtccggaatggaaatgggatagcatttctttGGATTTTGTGACGCATTTACCGAATACCGTGAGAGgtcatgattcgatttgggtgattgtttaTAGGCTTACAAAGTCGGCTCATTttgtacctattaacatcacatatCCAGTTTCTAAGTTGGCGGAGATTTATATCCGTGTGATTGTTAAGCTGCACGGTGTTCCTTTGCGTATCGTTTCgaatagagatccgaggttcacttcagatttttggaaaagTTTGCAAGAGACATTGGGTTCTAAGTtaaggttgagttcggcgtatcatcctcaaacatatggtcagacggagaggacgGTTCAGTCTTTGGAGGATATGTTGAGAGCTtatgttcttgagcagggaggtacgtgggatacttatcttccgttgatcgagttcacttacaacaatagttaccattctagtattggaatgacGCCTTTTAAAGtattgtatggtcggagatgtaggaatccattgtgttggcatgaatctggtgagagtgtagtGCCTGTGTAACGCcccgataatttaattaattatttaattaaattattgcggAATTTAATTATCGAAGGTGTCGAAGTTGGGAATTTTTGGCTTATTACTAAGaagtattatttaaattaatggattgatgaagttgtagaaaataatattatttaattacatGAGAGTAATTAAGTGGACTTAGTTGGTCGTGTCGGAAAAAGTAAAAGTGGGAGTATGCAAatattaggcccaataagattattattattatttggattaagttgaataaaaagaaatattaggTTTTGGTTGTCAATAAACAAAGGAAAGATTTTGAAGGAAGAAAAATAAGGATTGGGAGGAGAAAAAGAGATCGTGGAAAAGTTGTTGCGAAGAAAAATGACAAAGAGGCAAAGAACAAAGATTCGGCCGATGGAATAGAGAgatcttcaatccaaggtaagagtGGGGTTCATGCTCTATAATCAGGTATATGATGAATAGTATGTGGGATTGGGTTGTTGAAATTATTGTCGTCtgtgtttgtgttattgttgTGATGCGGTAAAATTGATATGGAAAATTGATCCTGTTAATGTTAATTTAATTGGTAAATTTGGTGAGTAATAGGCTATTAAATTAGTAGTATAATTGAGAAATATTTCGGGGATATATGACAGATAATTAAAGGTATTTAACCCTTTTGAAatggttttattattacttgagtcagaccatTAACCAATTAAGTTCATAAGAATTGTGAGTAgagtaaattaatagttgaatatatgtttgatgaattaattatattatgttgaaaaattgttattataatttgttgatgagtgttattataatatttttaaaagttgttattaataattgttgatgagttgcagctatattatgttgaaaagttgttattataatttgttgatgagtattattataatatgttgaaaagttgttattataaattgttgatgagttgctgctatattatgttgaaaagttgttattataatttgttgatgagtgttattataatattttgaaaagttgttattaataattgttgatgagttgcatctatattatgttgaaaatgttatgaaattaaccaaaacaatatagagatgaaggagagatgaagaagagaaagagaagagaaaatgtAATATTGTATTATATTCTTCTCAAGGGTCCCATTTACATTGCAAtatgatccatatttatagtacatgaccaataacaaccattaactcaaggaatacacaaaggttaagaacttaaattataggagttaaggaatataggaagattggggaaaatgaacatccacatctatttactattattcataacactcccccttggatgttcattgaggatatgcctcgttaaaaccttactagagaaaacccaatgggaaaaattctagtgaaggaaaaagagtacaatatcctttaaatgtgaattgcctcgttaaaaaccttaccaggaaaacccagtgggacaaaaccatggtgaagggaaaaagagtgcaaaacatatgtatttctccccctcatgcagacatttacatgtgagacgatattctttgtagtcgttgcttaaaatatcttcttcgaagtgacttcatgtagtggtaatagttatgcaggattttatgaagttgttgccatgatttgtttcgtagatctccatgaaatggttgtaccatcacatgtaaataaataacctctttctgatctaccattgtgagaatctgacaagtaacctacatctctaagataatgaagtatatggttgaccgctttccaatttcttcgtgtagatgaataattctatcttacttatagattgaccgcaaatgatatatcatgatgtgtgtatttagcaaggtgcattagtactccaatttcactaagatatggtacttcaggaccaagcaatttttatccttttctcgaggcctaaaaagatctttctccatatctaatgatctaacaaccacattggagtaggcaacatgtgatatttgttcatatagaatcatttcaacacttttctatatagccttcttgatgtacaaatattcttttgtccacatgctcaatttgcaaacctagacatattttgtcttttctaggtccttcatctcaaactctttatttaagcaatttatagcttttggaagctgttcaggagttccaataatacttatgtcatccacatagacaactattattgcaaatacttttccacatcattttatgaaaataaaaggaCAAATTGATCATACCACACGCGTCTAGATTGTTTCAATCCAtagagaaacttgttcaatttgatggagtggttttctcgagatccaaaattacgtgcctttggt
The Vicia villosa cultivar HV-30 ecotype Madison, WI linkage group LG6, Vvil1.0, whole genome shotgun sequence genome window above contains:
- the LOC131613599 gene encoding uncharacterized protein LOC131613599 codes for the protein MAGRNDAAITVALEAMAQALEHQPNVGENVVSRNLATFQRENPPVFKGTHVPNDALTRLKETERIFCVMDYTPDHKVREFLGKYFPEDVRGKKEIEFLELRQGNKLVVEYAANCRIYEEDNNAHYGVINEKWGKSQQGRGKPYDAPVGKGKQKAYEGKRTTGGDAPAGGVLMQNDKVISYASRQLGVHEKNYSTHDLELAVVVFALKI